The DNA region ACGTCCGGGCAGTCGATGACCGAGGTCAAGAACCTCGACGTCCCCGGTCACGGGAAGCTCGTCCTGGAGAGCGGCGGCAACCACCTCATGTTCGAGAAGCTGAAGCGCAAGCCGAAGGAGGGCGACAAGGTGTCCCTGGAGCTGCACTTCACCAAGTCCGGGCCGATGAAGGTCGAGATGCCGGTGAAGTCCCCCACCTACCGGCCGACGACGACCACCAAATCGTCCATGCAGTCGTCCTCGACGTCTCACCACTGAGGGAGGGACCAACCGTGAGTCAGACCATCGCTCCCCGCGTCCGGACGCTGCTGTTGCTGCTCCTCGCCGTCACCGGCGCGCTCCTCGCCGGGTCCGCGCCCGTCTCCGCGCACGCCGCCCTGACGGCGAGCGACCCCCAGCAGGGATCGGTGGTCAAGGAGGCGCCGGCCCAGGTGTCGCTCACCTTCTCCGAGGGCGTCGCGATGTCCGACGGCTCGGTGCGCGTGCTCGACCCCAAGGGCAAGCGTGTCGACACCGGAAAGACCAGCGAGCAGGGCACGAACACGTACTCCGTGAAACTGCACTCGGGCCTGCCGGACGGCACGTTCACCGTCACCTACCAGGTGGTGTCGGCGGACAGCCACCCCGTCTCCGGCGCCTTCACCTTCTCCATCGGGGCACCCTCGACGACCTCCGTCTCCGTGTCCGACAAGGAGGCCGGCGGCGGAGTGGTGGGCGGGCTCTACGGCTTCGCGCGCTATCTCTCGTACGCGGGCTTCATCCTCCTCGTCGGCGGCGCGGCCTTCGTGCTGGCCTGCTGGCAGCGGGGCACCGGGGAGCGGTCGGTGCAGCGGCTCGTGGTCTCCGGCTGGCTCGCGCTGACCGGGGCCACGCTCGCCATGCTGCTGCTGCGCGGCTCGTACACCGGCTCCGGGAAGGTCGGGGACATCTTCGACCTGACCCTGCTCAGCAACGTGCTGCAGACCAAGACGGGCGCGGCACTGGTCTCGCGCCTGCTGCTGCTCGCCGCGGGCGCCCTGTTCATCGCCGTCCTCTTCGGAGCGTACGAAAAGCGCGAGGACGAAGAGGAGAAGGGCGATCTGACCTTCGGGCTCGCCATCGGCGGGTTCGTCGTGGCGGCGGGTCTGGCCGCGACCTGGGCCATGGCCGAGCACGCCTCGACCGGTATCCAGACCGGAATCTCGATGCCCGTCGACGTGCTGCACCTGCTCGCCGTAGCCGTCTGGCTCGGCGGCCTGTCGACGCTCCTCGTGGCGCTCTACCGCGCGCCGTCCATCGAGCCGGCCGCCGTACGCCGCTTCTCCCGCATCGCGTTCGGCAGCGTGGCCGTGCTGGCCGCGACGGGCATCTACCAGTCGTGGCGCCAGCTCGGCTCCTGGTCCGCGTTCACCGGGACCTCGTACGGACAGCTGCTGCTCGTCAAGATCGGCCTGGTGGTCGTCCTCGTCGGCATCGCGTG from Streptomyces sp. NBC_00258 includes:
- a CDS encoding copper resistance protein CopC — encoded protein: MSQTIAPRVRTLLLLLLAVTGALLAGSAPVSAHAALTASDPQQGSVVKEAPAQVSLTFSEGVAMSDGSVRVLDPKGKRVDTGKTSEQGTNTYSVKLHSGLPDGTFTVTYQVVSADSHPVSGAFTFSIGAPSTTSVSVSDKEAGGGVVGGLYGFARYLSYAGFILLVGGAAFVLACWQRGTGERSVQRLVVSGWLALTGATLAMLLLRGSYTGSGKVGDIFDLTLLSNVLQTKTGAALVSRLLLLAAGALFIAVLFGAYEKREDEEEKGDLTFGLAIGGFVVAAGLAATWAMAEHASTGIQTGISMPVDVLHLLAVAVWLGGLSTLLVALYRAPSIEPAAVRRFSRIAFGSVAVLAATGIYQSWRQLGSWSAFTGTSYGQLLLVKIGLVVVLVGIAWISRRWTARLSQAPAAKAVKTSVSTPVRATAKTSAKASAKASVKTSAATSEKSEKEDRETEDEKEPAAAPAGGEGKRATQLARQRAAVATAREKRLRDADPLRSGLRRSVLAEAGVAVVLLAVTTVLTSTEPGRTVEEAEAATAATSQEATGALAVDIPFDTGGKDGKGLARVEIDPARVGGNDMHVYVQRPNGKAFDIPEVKVAFTLKAKDIGPLPVVPDRIATGHWTATGVQIPMAGNWAIAVTVRTSDIDQVTVDKNAQIG
- a CDS encoding copper chaperone PCu(A)C gives rise to the protein MAAALALAGCGDSDSGSSEPELSFGSVYMPQPVSDSMAAGFLVVANAGGADDRLSSVTSDIAGEVTLHTTSGQSMTEVKNLDVPGHGKLVLESGGNHLMFEKLKRKPKEGDKVSLELHFTKSGPMKVEMPVKSPTYRPTTTTKSSMQSSSTSHH